The following DNA comes from Simkania negevensis Z.
TGCATCAAATGAGGCATTCACAATATCCCCAAGGACAGCAGAAGGGGGAATTCCTGAAGGATCTTTAATGTTTGATATGGCATCGAGAAAAACAGTTGGGAGGTGTTGTATCTGCGCATGAATCGAAGCTGTGATATCTTCTAAATCAACAGTTCCTTGAGGTGTGAGAAAGTCATCCAAGCTTCCCTCACCTCGAATTTGTCCACTTTGCCTGCTTCCTTCAGGACTCACATTTCCCTGCATTTTAAAAGAAAGAGGGCCAGGAGCGTTTTCTTTAACGACTGAAAGATCAAAGCGATCCAGTTGCGTCACTTCTTTTGTTTTTTGCTGCTCTAATGCCAAAGAGTCGACGCGTAAATCGGCATTAAAAATGGCGCGATAAAGATTCATATCGACATTGGGAAATAGTTCTCCATTTGACGTTAAAGGGAGTTCCAAAGCTGAAACGTTAAACTTGAGGCTGGCTCGATCTTTAATCACAAATGGCGCTGGATTTGTCGAAAGAGTTGGATTTTTCCATCTTTTGAATGCAAGGACGCCTTCTTCAGAAATGTTCCAATCAATTATTAAAGGATTACGGTTATTTTTAAGTCGGAATTTATCGTCTGCTTGAAACGAGCCAATTAGCGAGAGATAGGGACTTTTGACTTCGGTATTGAACTCGCCGTTTTTTCCTTGTTTGGTGATATCAAATTTGAGGTCTATCCAGTCTCCAATCATCTGAGGAAGCGTTGCATTCATACTTAAAAAGGCATCGACAATCTGAGTAGAAAGTCGGTTTAATGTCAGTTGAGTTTGGGAAGGATGTTTTAAAGGATTGAAATTCCCTTTGTTATCGACTGCAAGAAACTTAAGACTCCCAGCCGACACGCTTTCCAAGAGAGCCTTAGCATCAAGTTGCAATCGACTCGTTTCTCTTTTCCCGCTGAGGTCATAATTCAAAATGACATTTTCAAGAGAAAAAGAGGCTTTTGTTTTTCTCTCCACCATTTTAAGAGTTGGGATACTCCCAGCAATTTTGAGGTCTAAGCCTTTGACCGCTTCTCTTCTCATCGGAAAGGAGCCAGGTTGAATTTGGAAGTTTGCAGTAGCGCTCTCTGCTAAAAGAGGAATCTTTTCCTGTTTGGATAAAATTGAATTGACCTCATTTAGCTGAAGCAAAAATGAAATGTCTACGGGATTTTTAAGAATAAAAGCTCCAGAAGCAAGGGATCCCTCAACAGTCGATTTGAACTTAGACGAATCAAAAGTCACTTGCATAGGAGAAATTTCCAACTCTTTTTTCATTCGAAGAATGCCTGATGCATTCACTGCAACGTCTTGTCCAAAAAGAGTTTGTCCCCATGTCTGCGCAGCAAAGTCAAATCGTGTTTTCCCTTTAAACTCTAACTGCTGATCTAGTTTTCCATTGAGTTGCAAGTCGAGTTGAGGAAGCTGCATTGCACCAAGGCCAAAAAAGTTCGAAAACTGGACATCTTGACCTGTGAGTTGCATCTTTAAGGCTGCCTCTTTGAAGCGACCAATTGGGAGGGTTAAATTTTGCAGCTCACCACTGATCATCATGGGATAGGCAAGCTTTGTAAAAACAGAAGGCGTTACTTGATACGTAAAACTTGTGGGCTTTTTTAAGACGAGGGCACTTTCTGAAGTAAACTGACTACTTGAGAGATTGAAAAGGGGAGAGTTTCCGCTAATCAAGAATTGTTTCTCTCCTTCTTGGTCAAATCGTTTTAATGAGAAATCAAAATTAGATCCGATCCATTTTTGCAAATTTTCTTCCTCGGAAGTGAGGCGATCCACAAGAGCCGTTGGCATATTGCGCACACTTAGATCGAGCAAGGCAAACTTGGTGATCCAATCTTTTTGAGAAAAGAGTTCCTTTAAACTTGAAGTCGCCTGCACCTTTGATGGAGGAAAAGAACTAAAGCGGTACGAAGTGTTGAGTGCTGAGTGAAAAAGCTCTCCTAAGTTGGTCGTGTTAAAAGAAACGTCCAAAGAATCAAGAAGAAGTGAGTCACGCGTTTTTGCAAGAGCAAAGGCTCCTTGCTGCATTTTGATTTGCCCAGCAATGGCCATTATGCGTGGATAAAGTTTCATATTTTTGAAGAGAAGGCTTAACTGGCTAACCTCAATTTCGGTGTGGCAATCACCTATTAAAACAAGTGGGGAGTTAGCCGCGAGAGCTTGCAAAAGACGAGGCTTCAAGGTCCAATTAAGTTTAAGCGTATCTCTGAGTTGAATCAGTCCTTTTTGATAGCTACCAAATAATGACCCCTCCATAAGAGGTGAGCGAAGCTGCGCTGAAAAGTTTTGCCCTTCTCCCGCTTTTGAAAATAGAAGGTCGAGATTTAATGTGTCACCAAAAGCATCAGTAAAAATCCCCCGCATTTCGGGATCCATAAGAGAGGAAAGAGCATCGAGAGTCGCTACAGGGAAGTTATTTAAATTGGCCTCTCCACTGATCTGGAGTGCTTCGGCACTTTCAAGGTCGATCACTTCCACTTTGCTTTCAACGGCCCCTTTCACTTGAAAGCTACCCAAACGCTCTTTCGAGATAGTTTTCCCAGAACCTTTCACCGCTAAAGGAAAAGTCTTCGAAGACATCCCTAGTAAGAAGTCTACATCATCGATGCGGATCAAATCCTTGCCCGCTTTTTGAACAGCAAATAGACCATCTTCGAGAGTCACTTGCCCACTGAGATTTTTCCAAAAAGAGCGATGGTTTTTTTGTTTTTTTTTCTTTGAAGATCCGTTTGAAATTTTAGGAGGGGAGGCAACATGATTTGTTGCTAAAATCAACTCAGGTTTGACAAGTTTCGTGTCCCCAAGACTTCCTTGGCGAAAGAGGAGATTCCAAAAAGTTATGTCGAGTGTCAAAGATTCAAAACTTAAAACGACATCTCCCTTTTTCTCAAAGTGAAACCCTTCTATTTTCTGAGGCCTTGTCCAACTTAAAGAAACATCACTGATTTGAACTGTAGCTTGCGCATCTTGCTGAATCCGATGAATGAGGAAGTTTTTTCCCGCATGACTAGAAAGCATCGAAGGGAGAAATAACACAAGAAGTCCAACAAAACAGATAAGCGCTGCAAAAGTAATGATGAGAATCTTTTTCATGAAACTATTCCATTATAGCGGTAAATCCCAGCAATGGTTTTAGCATCGACAATCTCGTTTTGATCGATCATTTCCATTGCCTCTTCTAGAGTCAAAGCCACAGTATCAATCTCTTCTGAATCATCACCTACAAGAGGATTGGGATGTAAATCTTTCGCTAAGAAAAGGTAAATGTACTCATTGCAAAATCCAGGCGCTGTGAAAAAACCTCCTAGAGAAGTGATGCTTCGAGCTTCAAACCCAATTTCCTCCTGAAGCTCCCTTTGTGCACATTCAAGAGGATCTTCTGCTGCCTCCAAAGTTCCTGCGGGCAGCTCTAAAAGAATTTGACGCGCAGCACGGCGCCATTGCTTAACCAAAATCATTTTCCCTTCGGCATTGATTGGAATCATAGCAACAGCACCTGGATGGAGAACGATATCAAAGGTCTTTTCTTGCCCATTCTCATATTGGATCTGATCTTGAGCAAGGGTAATAATTCTCCCTTCGTGAATCTTTTGCCTTTCGATATGAGCTTCTTTTTCTAACCGAGCACGCGTTTCAGATTTTTGACTCACTTTTTTGCCTCATACTGCTGAATGATCTCCTTCGTCAGAGGGGAGACAACTCCTTCACCTTTAACTGTTTTATGAATCTTCGGTGATCCATAATAATGAACATGACCATATCCTTGAATTGTAATTGACAACTCATCTTGTGCATTCACTAAGCATGCGCAAGGTCCGGTCAAACGGACGTTTGTGCCAATCGTCTCAAAATCTTTTCCATCATAAAAGCCTGGGCCATTAATCATAATCGACTGATAGCGCGCGCCTCCGCGGATTGTTGCCTGAGAACTTCCGACTATTGAGATGGCAAACCTCTCACATTCTACTGTTCCTTCAAGCACCGTCGAACCATTAACTTTGAGATCCACCATGAAGTTATCTGCTTTCAAAAAGTCGATATCAACGTAATTATCTCCTTCTAAAATAAGCTTTTGCAAGTTTGTGACAATCAATATCACATGAGGTATTTCAGGAATTTCAGACAAATCTGCAAACTTCTTTGGAGAGATTGATAGGGTTCCATCTGAATAACTTAAGTGAAATTTATCCTGAAGCCACTTCGGAGCGTTGAAAATGAACTTGTTTTCCTTTCCCTGTTGAATCTCAATTTTTCCAGGCCCAAAGTAATCAAAGGTATGAAGATATGGATAGCTCATTTCAAAAGGCTTGTCGACACCATAGACTGCACTCACAAATAAGAGCGCCATGCAGATGAGAAGACGCATAGATTACCTCATTTTCTCTAAATTCCCCACTCTAAGTTTGTTCTACATTTATTTCAACGTGCCCGTTGATCAAAAACCCTTCAAGAATTAAGTTGTGACTTAAGAGGCAGTGAGACGTCAATGCCTCCATTAGGGGAAGGTCATGAAATTCCGCACAAAATTGTTTTACTCTTTCATTTCCTTAGGGTTAATGAGTACTCTCTTAGCTCTTTTCATCATTTATGGGGAGGCTTCCCGCCTGATTTTTGATGAGATTCGGAGTAAAATTCTCTCTTTGGTTTCAAATACGGTTCAATTGATCAATCCCAGTGAATTACAGACCTTTATCGCCTCAAATGGAAACCAAGACAATCCCGTTTTTCAAAACTTAAAGCGAGAGCTGTTTGAAATTCGTGACCTCAATCGACGGTCCGATGTTTACGTCCAATATGTATACATCCTCTGCAAATTTCCCGATTCTGATCGCTACTTCTTTGTGATCGACGCGGAAGAGGGGAGACGATTCATTTCTGCATATGGCGATCCTTTCCCCGCAAACATCCAGCTTCCTCCCGATCCAAGAAAATCCTATGTCACCCAAAACATCTATTCTGATGCATGGGGAACTTGGATCACAGGCTATGCACCCATCTTTGACGCCCAAGGAAAGGAAATTGGCTTACTAGGAATTGATGTCCGGACTAAAGAGATTTACATGGAGCTCGAAAAACTGCTCCTCTATGGCCTCATCGCCTTTGCAATCTCTATCTTTGTCGGGATAGTTTTTGCATACTTCTTATCCAAGTTAGTTTCATCCTCATTGTCAGTGCTTTGTGACACAGTAAAACAGATTGGAAAAGGGGAGTTTAATTCCCGCTCGCCTCTGCATACGCGTGATGAGTTCAACGAACTTTCGATCGCGATTAATACGATGGCCAAAGGGCTTGAAGAACGAGAGCGACTTAAAATGGGCTTTGCCCGTTACGTTTCCCAATATGCCTTAGAGGAGCTGTTAAAACTAGATAAGCCCATCTCTCTAGAAGGGGAAAGGAAAAAAGTCACCATCCTCTTTTCCGACATCCGTCAATTTACAACCATTGCAGAAAAACTCCCTCCAGAAGAAGTACTTAAACTCCTCAATGAATACTTCAAAGAAATGATCGAGGTCATTTTCAACTATGGGGGAACGCTCGATAAATTCATCGGGGATGGCCTCATGGTCGAATTTGGAGCTCCACTCGACGACAAACTCCAAGAGCTGCATGCTGTCTTATCTGCCATTCACATGCAACTACGCCTCGATAAGCTTTGTGAAAAGTGGGCACAAGAAGGGCGCGACCAACTGTCGATGGGAATTGGAATCCACACCGGACTTGCCGTCTTAGGGAACATCGGGTCAGAAAAACGGATGGAATATACTGCTATTGGTGACACCGTCAACGTCGCTTCCCGTCTGGAGTGGCTCACCAAAAGGCTGCAAAAGCCGATCATCATCTCAAAACCGGTCTATGATAAAGTCAAAGATCACTTCGTCTTCGAAAATCTCAACGAAACCAAACTTCCCGGACGGATGGGTAACATTCAAGCATATGCCATCCACCCTAAACTACAAGAAAACCTCCATCAAGTGGAACTCGCTCATGAATTCCATCACTTTCCTGAAGAACATGAATAGTCTATCTTTAGACCCCTATTCAAGCAAATGAGCAATTAAAACTTTTTTCTTGTTTTTTTCTTGCGCTTTCACGTATGTCAAAAACTAATGAAAAAAGAAACTGAAAAGACCATTATTACCCTCTCAAACTTCGGCTATATCTCGGGCTGCATTGTTCTCTATTTAGTCGCTCTTTGTATTCTCATTTCAGCTGTTTGGAGCATTATCAGCGATATGTATTCAGGTGTTTATACAGTATACAAGATTCTGGATGAAGTTGGCCTAATCGTCTTTTCCATGGCAGTTGTTGATGTGGGTAAATATCTTATGCTTGAAGAAGTTTTAAGACGAGAAAGAGCTCATAATCCAGAGCAATCACGCAAAACTCTCACAAAGTTTGCGATCATCATTTCCTCAGCCCTCTCTCTTGAGGGACTTGTTCTCACCATTGAAGTTGCAAAGCAAGACGTCACTAAACTCCTCTATCCCGTCACAGTGCTCCTAACCGCAACTTTCTACATCATTGGAATTGGGATTTATCAAAAACTCAATGCCAGCGCTGAAGAAAAAGAATAATTATACCATTCGTGAATGGTCTTATCCCTGCTCAGGGTTAAACGATTCGATAAACTGCGCAAGTTGGTTTTGCACTTGCTCACGCTCATTGACCGGATAGGAAATTTCAACCTTATAGAGAACATTTCCAACAAGGATCAGCGTGCCTGCTGTTTCATGATCTCCGATGTAGTGCTCAAAGTCGAGCGAGGGGAAAGATTTAAAAGTATTGATACTTTGCCCCACGAGATGAGCCCCTTTCAGTTGGCTGACGACAACTTTCATAGCTCCTTTGAGAACCATTTTAGAACCCCATTTGAGCCAATCTTGAGGAAGGACTGTATAGCTGACCGAAATCACCTTGTTTCCTTCACTGCACTGAAATTCATGGTAGGGGAGGGTGTCATCGCTTCTTGGAATTGGAAAGTCTTTTGTGGTGTGCTCAGGTTTATTGGGAAATTTGACCGAAAAGTTCTCTTCTTTAGGATTAAACTTAATCCACGAATCAATCCCTTCTCCTTTGCCTAATATGCGATGAATGTCAAAACCTAATGCCTTGTCGTGCATCATGTCATAAACCTTGTACCCACCAAAAGCAATTCCTACAAGGAGGATTGAGATGAAAATGGATTTCGAAAGAGAGAACTTTTTAGATTGCATTTTCCTTACCCGTAATTTGAAATTTAACAAACAGTATAAAATGCATTCGATTAAAGATCAATGCGACGTTTTATTTGATTCAACACTGAAATAAACATTTCTTCAGTTAACTTTCCCGTATAAGTGTTTTGCGGGCTGGGATGGTAGGAAGTAAATAAATCAATCTCGCCAAAACTTAACAAACTTGCATGTTTAAACGGAAGTTTATTTTCTTTCAAATTCTCTTTATTTAAAACGCTAAATATAGCCTTATAAGCTAGTTCTCCAAGTGCCAAAACCGCTTTTAAATGAGGAAGTAAAGCAAATTCTTGTTTGAGATAGGGAAGGCAGTTGTCACATTCTTCTTTGAGAGGACGATTTTCAGGAGGAGCACATTTAACAGCAGCTGTGATGTAGCACCCGCTGAGTTTGAGTCCATCATCTCTAGAAAACGATGTAGGCTGATTGGCAAAACCTACTTGATAGAGCATTTTCATCAAAAATCGAGCAGATTCATCACCAGTAAAAATTCTTCCAGTTCTGTTGCCTCCATGTGCAGATGGAGCAAGCCCTAAAATCAGTAAACGCGCTTTTGGATCCCCATAGCCAGGGGTAGGTTCGCGGAGATAAGCTTCATCTTTATATGCAGAACGTTTGGGAAGAGTTTCGCGGTATTCAACAAGGCGAGGGCACTTGCGACAAGCTGAGACAATTTGATTGAGTTCACTTAACGTCATCGGGTTTTTCGGGAATAATCAACGTTCCAACAATGTAACCAACTAAAACAGGAACCACACCCGTAATCAATAGAGCAAATAACACGACAATACGGACAATGGTTGGGTCAATGCCAAGTGATTCGGCAATTCCACCACAGATTCCAGAAATTTTTCGATCTTGAACCGACCTATAAAGTTTCTTACACTCAAACTCAATGTAAGTTGGAGGACCAAGGGGAATGAGCATCCATGCTACAATATAGAGAATCAAAACAGGTAAAACAGCAGTGAAAATACAGATCATCACGACGAGAAGGCGAATGATCGTTGGGTCAATTTTTAAAAACTGCCCTAAGCCACCACATACTCCTGCAACTTTTTTATCCCACCGATCTCGAAATAGACGCTTCATTTTTTCTCACAAAATAACGGTTAAATGTTGGGGGAGGAAGGGATTTAAACTCCATCTTTTTCTTTGTCACAGGGTGAATAAAAGAGAGCAATGACGCATGAAGTCCGAGTCTCCCAAGAGGATTCTTCGTCGCTCCATATTTCATGTCTCCAACAACAGGGAAACCCGCTTCACTCGCATGAGCCCGAATCTGATTTTTTCGACCTGTTTCTAATGTGACCTGAACCGCAGTATAATCACCCTTGCGTTGTACCACCTTATAATGGGTGATTGCCTCCTTTCCTTCGGGGTGAGAAGAAACGAAATAATTTGCATCTTCTTTGAGCATGCTTTTCCACATCCCTTTCTTTTCTTCAATCGATCCTTCTAGAACAGCTAAATACTGACGTCCCATTGTATGGAGGTGAAACTGTTTCTTTAGCCCCTCTTTTGCCCGCTCTGTGTAGGCAAAAACCATCACGCCTGATGTTTCGCGATCAAGCCGGTGGACAGGTAAAACACGTTTTGCTACACCTCGACTCTTTAACGCTGCATGGACAGTCTCTTTCTCTTCAAAATGGGTTGCGACACTCAAAAGCCCTGCAGGCTTTTGCACAACAACTATGTCTTTGTCTTCATAGAGAATTTTGATTCCAAAGGAGCTGTGTTTCACCTTACTTTCAAAGCTGAGTTCAGTTCCTTTCGAAATGACTATCTGAGGAGAGCGAAGCAGCTGACCATCACGAATAAACCGTCCATTTTTGATCCAACTACGCAGGGTCGTTTTAGAGCTATCTGGGAATAGCTCCTCTAAGACTTCAAGAAGGGATGCTGATTTTTTGGCTTTCAATTGCATGGCACCGATCATAACATATTTTCGATTTTGACAAGAAGTTCTAATGTCAATTAAAATCATCTCTTACAAGTTCTTGCTAGGGAGGCATTTCATGCATAGAAGACACGATTTATCAAAACATTTTTGGGCTCCATTTAGCTGGGACGATGAAGGAGAGTGGGACTTTGTAGCAACTGACCCTTCTGGACTAAGCGTCTATGAAGAAGGGGACGCGATCTATATTGAAGCCTCGCTTCCTGGGCTATCCTCTAGTGAAATCGAAGTTTATCAAGATCATGGATACATCGTAATAGAGGGAAAAAGGCAAGAAGAGACCAAAGAAAGAAAATATTACCGTAAAGCCTCACGCAGCTTTTGTTACCGCCTTCCCGTGCCGTCTGCAGCAGAAAAAGATACTGATCCTGAGGCAACTTATAAAGATGGCCTAATGAAATTGAGGTTCAAAAAAGGGACCAAAAAGAAAAAACCAATTCCTATTAAAGAAGAGGGTTAACTCTATGAAAAAATTCCTATTTATTTTCCTGTTTGCCACTTTTGCTCTTCATGCAAATGAAGAAACTTTAGTGAAGTTTAAAGGAAGGCACTCACTCGCAAGCTACCATGAGTGCGAACTTCCAGCGCTTTATGATACACAAAGTCTACGCTCTGCATTTTTTTCAGCAATCAAAGCATCTGGAGCTCACGCCATATCTTATACTGAACACTATTTCGATGATGGAGCTTACACAATTCTTGTTCTTCTAGAAGAAAGTCATGCGACATTGCACTCCCATCCAGAATGTAAGGCTTGCTTTGTCGATCTTTTTACAGCAGGAAACACCTGTGATGCTAAGCCTTTTCATCACGCTTTAATCGATTACTTAAGACCTGCTCTTTCCAATCTCAACTCAATTGAAAGGGGTTAAATGAAAAAAATCGCTGCTCTCATCGACAATCTCTTCGAAGAAATGGAGCTATTGTATCCTGTCTTTCGTTTGCAAGAAGAAGGACATCAAATCACCCTTGTTGGACCTGCTGACAACACAACATACAAGGGAAAAAACGGCTATAGCTACAAAAGCCAAATTTGTTACAAAACTCTCAAAGCTAAAGATTTTGATGCCATTCTCATTCCTGGAGGATTTGCACCTGACCGTTTCCGTCGTATTCCAGAAGTCTTAACCTGCGTCCGAGAAATGGACCAAGTAAAGAAACCCATAGCCTTTATCTGTCATGGTGGATGGGTTCCGATCTCTGCTAAGATCCTTCAAGGAAAAAAAGCAACCGGTACCTCTGCGATTAAAGATGACTTGGAAAATGCTGGAGCAATTTGGATAGACGAACCCGTCGTGATCGATGGTCATCTTATCAGTTCAAGAACGCCTGTCGATCTCCCCCAGTTTGGGCGTGCTATCGTCGAGGCTCTTAGATGAAAAAGCTTCTGGGTCTTCTTTTTCTTCTTCCTTGCCTTCTTTTTGCTGAGGACAAAGAAAACCCCCCATCGATCTCTGATCCGCGCCTGCTCTCCCTCGGCGTTGGAGTCTTCAACATTGTACGGAATACTAAAGCAGTGACTTTTCAGCTTGAATACCGCTCAGATCTCGCTATCTATAAAAACCGGTTCATCTTCATTCGTCCTCTACTTGGGGTCATGGCGACAACAAAAGGCTCGACTTATTTCTATGGCGGCGTGGCTTTTGATTTCTTCCTCACTAACTTTCTAGTCTTTACACCCAGTTTCGCCCCTGGATTCTATATTAAGGGGGGAGGAATGGAATTGGGCTTTCCTTTAGAATACCGCTCTTCTGCAGAGCTCTCCTACCGGTTGAGCAATAAATCCCGGTTTGGGGCGATGTTTTACCACATCTCTAATGCCAGCTTAGGCTTTAGAAATCCCGGTACTGAATGCCTCGTCTTCTTCTACGCTTTCCCACTATATTAACCTATACTCAAACAACTTTTGAAGCAGTTTGAATATAAGTTCTTCCCATTCTTTTCAGCCTTTTTGGTTTGAAAAGGGCAACAAAAAAGCCAGAGTTTAGGTTATTAAGATAGCGTTAAGAATCCTCTTTTATTCTCTATCAATCGGATAAAAAAATATTTTCCAAAACCTATTTTTTTTTAATTTAGCCAAGTTATAATGGCATTAGGGGATGCCAATCATGTGCGAAAGGCAAGTTGGCAAAAGAGAAAGAAGGAACCCACCACATAGCATTTATACTCAAACAACTTTTGAAGTAGTTTGAGTATAACATTTTCATATTGTGAAAGATAAGTTTTTCACAAACGGGAATTCTTGCGGCCAAAAAATTGAAGAAGGGGAGTTTTTCATGTCTGGGTCTGGTCAACCTATTTTTAAACCGTTTCCATTTTTTGCGGGATGCCACACACAGACAATTGCAGCCTCATTTCTAACCTTTGCTCGAAATCCTGAATCGACTACACGTTTTGTCCACCTCTCAGATGGAGATCGGATCACATATGAAGTGAGCACCCCAACAAGTTGGAAAGTTACAGATCCTACAGTCGTGATGGTCCATGGCCTTTGTGGTTCACACCGTTCACCTTACATCGTGAGGCTAGCTAACAAACTCGATAAGCGTAACATACGGACAATCCGGATCAACTTGAGAGGGTGCGGGACTGGAAGAGGGCATGCTAAGAAGATGTACCACGTTGATTGCAGCAATGATATTTGGCATGCGCTCAAGAAGATTAAACACGAAACTCCTGATTCGCCTCTCACCCTGATGGGGTTTTCTCTTGGGGGCAACATCGTTCTGAAAATGGCTGGGGAATGGGGAGAAGAAGCTCAGCAGATTATCAATAAGGTGATCGCAATCAACCCACCAATCGACATGTATGCAAGTGTCCGTCTGCTGAGCAAAAACAAGGTTTATGAACGTTATTTTATGCGCTATTTGCGCTCAGATGTGCTGTTTCGACACAATTACTTTGAGGATATGCCACCCATTGAAATTCCAACCGGGATGTCATTGCTGGATTTTGATGAATTTTACATCGCTCCAGAATCGGGGTATGAATCTGCGCAAGACTATTATTATGCAACAAGTTCTGGGCGACTGATTCCTGATATCCAGGTCAGTTCCCACATCCTATTTGCAAAAGATGACCCAATCGTAGACTGCAATGTAATGGAAGATGTTCCTGTTCCACACAATGTCGACATAGTCGTGACTGATCAAGGAGGACATTTGGGTTATCTTGGAATGCCGGGTCAAGAAGGGGGTTTCCACTGGATGGATTCTATAATCCTCCAGTGGATTTTTGAAGAAGGCTAATATTTCCCCTGGTGATTTGTGAGCCATTTCATAATGAAGGCCGATTCATAGTGAGGCTTACCATTGATAAACAAACAGGGAACTTGGACTTTGTTGCCTTGACGAGTGAATTCGTGATAGGCATGAGATTTTCGATCTGTCACATCTTTGACAGGAATATTTTCTCCAAGCGTTTCAAGGTGTTGCATCACTTTGATACAGTAGGGGCAATTGGGCTTAATGTAGAGCACGACGTGATACTCTTTTTTAGCTACAGGCCTTGCTTCATCATAACACACTTCATAGTTTTCGAAGTTCGTTGACAGGGGTGTCTCAATTGAAATCTCTTCAACTTGAGGGGGGATGTCGTAGTACATTTCATTCTCCTACTTGGTTCGGAAAGAGAAATTTTAACCCAAATTCATAAATCATTGAAGCAGTTTGTTGCTGCAGCTTAGAATAAAACTGGCGAGAAGAAGATCGATTTTCTTGCTCTAAGTCAACCTGGTAGAGGTAACACATCGGTTCTGCAAAAAGAAGGAGTTCATGTGCACGTACCGGAGAGAGGGGTTTCCTTAATGAAACCTCAGTTACATTGCCAAAGAGTTGCCCAAATTTAGACACCACATCGCCTCGGCAAACAAACCCTCGGTAGTTCGGTTTTTCATCAGGCGATAGAGCCTCCC
Coding sequences within:
- a CDS encoding adenylate/guanylate cyclase domain-containing protein, with the protein product MKFRTKLFYSFISLGLMSTLLALFIIYGEASRLIFDEIRSKILSLVSNTVQLINPSELQTFIASNGNQDNPVFQNLKRELFEIRDLNRRSDVYVQYVYILCKFPDSDRYFFVIDAEEGRRFISAYGDPFPANIQLPPDPRKSYVTQNIYSDAWGTWITGYAPIFDAQGKEIGLLGIDVRTKEIYMELEKLLLYGLIAFAISIFVGIVFAYFLSKLVSSSLSVLCDTVKQIGKGEFNSRSPLHTRDEFNELSIAINTMAKGLEERERLKMGFARYVSQYALEELLKLDKPISLEGERKKVTILFSDIRQFTTIAEKLPPEEVLKLLNEYFKEMIEVIFNYGGTLDKFIGDGLMVEFGAPLDDKLQELHAVLSAIHMQLRLDKLCEKWAQEGRDQLSMGIGIHTGLAVLGNIGSEKRMEYTAIGDTVNVASRLEWLTKRLQKPIIISKPVYDKVKDHFVFENLNETKLPGRMGNIQAYAIHPKLQENLHQVELAHEFHHFPEEHE
- a CDS encoding PspC domain-containing protein, whose amino-acid sequence is MKRLFRDRWDKKVAGVCGGLGQFLKIDPTIIRLLVVMICIFTAVLPVLILYIVAWMLIPLGPPTYIEFECKKLYRSVQDRKISGICGGIAESLGIDPTIVRIVVLFALLITGVVPVLVGYIVGTLIIPEKPDDVK
- a CDS encoding NUDIX hydrolase, which produces MSQKSETRARLEKEAHIERQKIHEGRIITLAQDQIQYENGQEKTFDIVLHPGAVAMIPINAEGKMILVKQWRRAARQILLELPAGTLEAAEDPLECAQRELQEEIGFEARSITSLGGFFTAPGFCNEYIYLFLAKDLHPNPLVGDDSEEIDTVALTLEEAMEMIDQNEIVDAKTIAGIYRYNGIVS
- a CDS encoding AsmA family protein — translated: MKKILIITFAALICFVGLLVLFLPSMLSSHAGKNFLIHRIQQDAQATVQISDVSLSWTRPQKIEGFHFEKKGDVVLSFESLTLDITFWNLLFRQGSLGDTKLVKPELILATNHVASPPKISNGSSKKKKQKNHRSFWKNLSGQVTLEDGLFAVQKAGKDLIRIDDVDFLLGMSSKTFPLAVKGSGKTISKERLGSFQVKGAVESKVEVIDLESAEALQISGEANLNNFPVATLDALSSLMDPEMRGIFTDAFGDTLNLDLLFSKAGEGQNFSAQLRSPLMEGSLFGSYQKGLIQLRDTLKLNWTLKPRLLQALAANSPLVLIGDCHTEIEVSQLSLLFKNMKLYPRIMAIAGQIKMQQGAFALAKTRDSLLLDSLDVSFNTTNLGELFHSALNTSYRFSSFPPSKVQATSSLKELFSQKDWITKFALLDLSVRNMPTALVDRLTSEEENLQKWIGSNFDFSLKRFDQEGEKQFLISGNSPLFNLSSSQFTSESALVLKKPTSFTYQVTPSVFTKLAYPMMISGELQNLTLPIGRFKEAALKMQLTGQDVQFSNFFGLGAMQLPQLDLQLNGKLDQQLEFKGKTRFDFAAQTWGQTLFGQDVAVNASGILRMKKELEISPMQVTFDSSKFKSTVEGSLASGAFILKNPVDISFLLQLNEVNSILSKQEKIPLLAESATANFQIQPGSFPMRREAVKGLDLKIAGSIPTLKMVERKTKASFSLENVILNYDLSGKRETSRLQLDAKALLESVSAGSLKFLAVDNKGNFNPLKHPSQTQLTLNRLSTQIVDAFLSMNATLPQMIGDWIDLKFDITKQGKNGEFNTEVKSPYLSLIGSFQADDKFRLKNNRNPLIIDWNISEEGVLAFKRWKNPTLSTNPAPFVIKDRASLKFNVSALELPLTSNGELFPNVDMNLYRAIFNADLRVDSLALEQQKTKEVTQLDRFDLSVVKENAPGPLSFKMQGNVSPEGSRQSGQIRGEGSLDDFLTPQGTVDLEDITASIHAQIQHLPTVFLDAISNIKDPSGIPPSAVLGDIVNASFDAGLIKENGKLSFDVDGTNCRAKMNGTVANGYLYLNEPLQAAMTISPKMNEILSRSAKIVVASLKNPIALFVSEKGFSVPIKDLALRSSNLSYGMIDFGQITCRNTGSASDISGIFKMEGNQNLISLWFAPMEFSIKSGLMHVDRTEILYNRAYQVALWGDINFVRRYVDMILGLTAQSLRAALGISGLDSNYVLQVPVKGPFGNVQVDKGTATSRIALLIARKQVAPKAGVWGQVFGAIGGMADDQSDVPPPKPPFPWQNILNLQEKTTSEKDLKDLYKKKAKAYQKEVKKYLKPK
- a CDS encoding uracil-DNA glycosylase, with the translated sequence MTLSELNQIVSACRKCPRLVEYRETLPKRSAYKDEAYLREPTPGYGDPKARLLILGLAPSAHGGNRTGRIFTGDESARFLMKMLYQVGFANQPTSFSRDDGLKLSGCYITAAVKCAPPENRPLKEECDNCLPYLKQEFALLPHLKAVLALGELAYKAIFSVLNKENLKENKLPFKHASLLSFGEIDLFTSYHPSPQNTYTGKLTEEMFISVLNQIKRRIDL
- a CDS encoding GIN domain-containing protein; amino-acid sequence: MRLLICMALLFVSAVYGVDKPFEMSYPYLHTFDYFGPGKIEIQQGKENKFIFNAPKWLQDKFHLSYSDGTLSISPKKFADLSEIPEIPHVILIVTNLQKLILEGDNYVDIDFLKADNFMVDLKVNGSTVLEGTVECERFAISIVGSSQATIRGGARYQSIMINGPGFYDGKDFETIGTNVRLTGPCACLVNAQDELSITIQGYGHVHYYGSPKIHKTVKGEGVVSPLTKEIIQQYEAKK